One part of the uncultured Celeribacter sp. genome encodes these proteins:
- a CDS encoding 2-isopropylmalate synthase, whose translation MTETSKQDRVLIFDTTLRDGEQSPGATMSHNEKVEIAAMLDEMGVDIIEAGFPIASEGDFEAVSDIAKNAKNSVICGLARANYKDIDRCMEAIKHAARPRIHTFIGTSPLHRDITALSMDEMANKVHDTVSHARNLTDNVQWSPMDAIRTEHDYLCRVVEIAIKAGATTINIPDTVGYTTPRESADIIRMLLERVPGADEVIFATHCHNDLGMATANSLAAVEAGARQIECTINGLGERAGNTALEEVVMALKVRNDIMPYSTGIDTSKIIGISRRVSQVSGFAVQPNKAIVGKNAFAHESGIHQDGMLKNKETFEIMRPQDVGLAGTSLPLGKHSGRAALRAKLGDLGYALADNQLKDVFVRFKDLADRKKEVYDDDLIALLQDAGAAEQNERIKVKFLRVICGTEAPQSADMTLIVDGEEKQITMQGDGPVDATFKAIKAIFPTSARLQLYQVQAVTEGTDAQATVSVRLEEDGKISTGQSSDTDTVVASAKAYVNALNRLLVRREKSAPDADVKTVKYTDAG comes from the coding sequence ATGACCGAGACTTCCAAACAGGACCGCGTCCTGATTTTCGACACGACCCTGCGTGACGGCGAACAATCCCCGGGCGCCACGATGAGCCACAATGAGAAAGTGGAAATCGCCGCGATGCTCGACGAAATGGGCGTGGACATCATCGAAGCAGGCTTCCCGATCGCCTCAGAAGGCGATTTCGAAGCCGTAAGCGACATCGCCAAAAACGCGAAGAACTCGGTGATCTGCGGTCTGGCGCGCGCCAACTACAAAGACATCGACCGCTGCATGGAAGCGATCAAACACGCCGCCCGCCCACGCATTCACACCTTTATCGGCACGTCGCCGCTGCACCGTGACATCACGGCGCTGTCGATGGACGAAATGGCCAACAAGGTCCACGACACCGTGTCTCATGCCCGCAACCTGACGGACAACGTGCAATGGTCGCCGATGGATGCAATCCGCACAGAACATGACTACCTCTGCCGCGTGGTCGAAATCGCGATCAAGGCCGGGGCCACCACGATCAACATCCCCGATACGGTCGGCTACACCACGCCACGCGAAAGCGCCGACATCATCCGTATGTTGCTGGAACGGGTGCCGGGCGCAGATGAGGTGATCTTCGCCACCCATTGCCACAACGATCTGGGGATGGCGACCGCCAACTCGCTCGCCGCCGTCGAAGCAGGGGCACGCCAGATCGAATGTACGATCAATGGTCTGGGCGAACGCGCCGGCAACACCGCGCTGGAAGAGGTCGTCATGGCCCTGAAAGTGCGCAACGACATCATGCCCTACAGCACCGGCATCGACACTTCCAAGATCATCGGCATCTCCCGCCGCGTATCGCAGGTGTCGGGCTTTGCGGTTCAGCCCAACAAGGCGATCGTCGGCAAGAACGCCTTCGCCCATGAAAGTGGCATCCACCAGGATGGGATGCTGAAGAACAAGGAAACTTTCGAGATCATGCGCCCGCAGGACGTCGGCCTCGCCGGCACCTCGCTGCCGCTGGGCAAGCACTCCGGCCGTGCCGCGCTGCGCGCCAAGCTGGGCGATCTGGGCTATGCGCTGGCCGACAACCAGCTCAAGGATGTTTTCGTGCGGTTCAAGGATCTCGCCGACCGCAAAAAGGAAGTCTATGACGACGACCTGATCGCCCTGCTGCAGGACGCAGGCGCAGCCGAGCAGAACGAACGCATAAAGGTGAAATTCCTGCGTGTGATCTGCGGCACCGAAGCGCCGCAATCTGCCGATATGACGCTGATCGTCGACGGTGAAGAAAAGCAGATCACCATGCAGGGCGACGGCCCCGTCGATGCCACCTTCAAGGCGATCAAGGCCATCTTCCCGACCTCTGCGCGGCTGCAACTCTATCAGGTGCAGGCCGTGACTGAAGGCACCGACGCACAGGCGACCGTGTCCGTGCGTCTGGAGGAAGACGGCAAGATCTCAACCGGTCAGTCCAGCGACACCGACACGGTCGTGGCCTCGGCCAAGGCCTATGTCAATGCGCTGAACCGCCTCTTGGTGCGCCGTGAAAAATCGGCCCCGGACGCGGATGTCAAAACGGTGAAATACACCGACGCGGGCTAA